A window of Paremcibacter congregatus contains these coding sequences:
- the sufD gene encoding Fe-S cluster assembly protein SufD, which yields MAMKLHLDNPALRDTFESVKETLPGAGQDWVLDTRQAAMDKFTMVGIPGPKVEEWKYTRLGFLTSEGFAPATQEDHAEEIKQYFDQAYRPDLAGHVLVFVNGIINQNLSFCPSDREIDVAIFSENTIEFRGTLVPVEDSSPLNNLNRALVTDGYHIDVPAGKTLTHPVQIIHIVTRGTDLQAVRTRAQVNVGAGAKAEIIESFLGAEGERYWSHMVSDIILAPKAELSLYQFQLQGRQAIHMTELHSSVAAEAKFNQMSLQLGAEVSRTELINSFTGENAVVDLRGAYLGRVKQSHDIFTRINHDMPHCNSNQLFRGVLDEGGTSAFQGKVVVAQDAQKTNADQSNKNLLLSRKAEANAKPELLIYADDVKCSHGATVGELDTDQLFYLKSRGLDEAAAKGLLVEAFISEVFDDLSDDKLKDSFKAKTAGWLNTQVVS from the coding sequence ATGGCAATGAAGTTACATTTGGATAATCCGGCACTGCGGGATACTTTTGAGTCTGTGAAGGAAACGTTGCCCGGGGCAGGGCAGGATTGGGTGCTGGATACCCGTCAGGCGGCGATGGATAAATTTACGATGGTCGGCATACCGGGGCCGAAGGTTGAAGAATGGAAATATACCCGGCTTGGTTTTTTGACGTCTGAGGGTTTTGCACCGGCGACGCAAGAGGATCACGCAGAGGAAATAAAACAGTATTTTGATCAAGCTTATCGTCCTGATCTGGCGGGACATGTTCTGGTTTTTGTCAATGGCATAATTAACCAGAATCTGTCCTTCTGCCCGTCTGATCGTGAAATTGACGTGGCTATTTTTTCTGAAAATACGATAGAATTCAGAGGCACGTTGGTTCCTGTCGAAGATTCGTCGCCGTTGAATAATCTTAATAGGGCGCTGGTCACCGATGGGTATCATATTGATGTCCCCGCTGGAAAGACGTTAACCCATCCTGTACAAATCATCCATATCGTGACACGCGGTACTGACTTGCAGGCTGTGCGGACCCGTGCCCAGGTCAATGTTGGCGCCGGCGCCAAAGCGGAAATTATTGAAAGTTTTCTTGGGGCTGAAGGAGAGCGGTACTGGAGCCATATGGTCAGCGACATAATACTGGCCCCCAAGGCCGAGTTGTCACTGTACCAGTTTCAGCTTCAGGGACGTCAGGCCATCCATATGACCGAATTGCACAGTAGTGTTGCGGCGGAGGCCAAATTCAATCAAATGAGCCTGCAGCTTGGGGCTGAAGTCAGTCGCACCGAATTGATCAACAGTTTCACCGGCGAGAATGCTGTGGTGGATTTACGCGGTGCATATCTTGGCCGGGTGAAGCAATCTCATGACATTTTTACCCGTATCAATCATGATATGCCCCATTGCAACAGCAATCAGCTGTTCCGCGGTGTTCTGGACGAGGGCGGGACTTCGGCTTTCCAGGGCAAGGTCGTTGTGGCTCAGGATGCACAAAAGACAAATGCCGATCAATCGAACAAAAATCTTTTGCTCAGTCGTAAAGCGGAAGCCAACGCCAAGCCGGAATTACTGATCTATGCCGATGATGTGAAGTGTAGCCATGGGGCAACGGTCGGAGAACTGGATACGGACCAGTTGTTTTATCTGAAGTCCAGAGGACTGGATGAAGCGGCGGCCAAAGGACTTTTGGTGGAAGCCTTTATTTCTGAAGTGTTTGACGATCTCTCGGATGACAAGCTCAAGGACAGCTTTAAGGCTAAGACGGCCGGCTGGTTAAATACGCAGGTGGTGTCATGA
- a CDS encoding aminotransferase class V-fold PLP-dependent enzyme, giving the protein MTSKVNYNVEEIRKDFPIFEQEIYGKPLTFLDSGASAQKPRAVLEAIQTCYAKEYANIHRGVYYLSQVGTQKYEDARGKIRNFINAKHDHEIIFVRGATEAINLVAQSWGRKFLKADDEVVLSRMEHHSNIVPWQILRDEKDIVLTVAPIDNKANFLFDEFEKQLSEKVKLVAITHISNSLGTITPLKKIIEAAHKVGAKVLVDGCQAVPHMRVDVQALDADFYVFSGHKVYGPTGVGVLYAKEELLNAMPPYQGGGDMIRSVTFEKTVYNDLPHKFEAGTPHIAGGIGFGAAIDYLENLGFDNIGVHEDQLLAYALERLQAVEGLNIISQADQMAGIISFTMDLAHPHDIGTILDQDGIAIRTGHHCAQPVMDFFDVPSTARMSLGLYNTTEDIDRLIEGLHKVNRIFS; this is encoded by the coding sequence ATGACGTCAAAAGTGAATTATAATGTGGAGGAAATCCGCAAGGACTTTCCCATATTCGAACAGGAAATTTATGGTAAGCCGTTGACGTTTCTGGATAGCGGCGCCAGCGCCCAGAAACCACGGGCAGTGCTGGAGGCTATACAGACCTGTTACGCCAAGGAATATGCCAATATTCATCGGGGGGTTTACTATCTGTCTCAGGTGGGCACGCAGAAATATGAAGATGCCCGGGGGAAAATCAGGAATTTCATAAATGCCAAACATGATCATGAGATCATTTTTGTGCGTGGGGCGACAGAGGCGATCAATCTTGTGGCGCAAAGCTGGGGCCGTAAGTTTCTTAAAGCCGACGATGAAGTTGTCTTAAGCCGTATGGAGCACCATTCCAATATTGTGCCGTGGCAGATATTGCGGGATGAAAAGGATATTGTCCTGACGGTGGCCCCTATTGATAATAAAGCCAACTTTCTTTTTGATGAGTTTGAAAAACAGTTGAGCGAAAAGGTCAAGTTGGTCGCGATTACGCATATTTCCAACTCGCTTGGCACCATAACGCCTCTTAAAAAGATTATTGAAGCGGCCCACAAGGTTGGGGCCAAGGTTCTGGTGGATGGGTGTCAGGCTGTGCCGCATATGCGGGTTGATGTACAGGCGCTGGATGCGGATTTTTATGTTTTTTCAGGTCATAAGGTTTACGGCCCAACCGGGGTCGGGGTTTTATATGCCAAGGAAGAGTTACTTAATGCCATGCCGCCGTATCAGGGGGGAGGCGATATGATCCGTTCTGTTACGTTTGAAAAAACGGTTTATAATGATCTGCCGCATAAATTTGAGGCCGGGACCCCCCATATTGCGGGTGGAATCGGTTTTGGCGCTGCAATCGATTATCTCGAGAATTTGGGCTTTGACAATATTGGTGTTCACGAAGATCAATTGTTGGCCTACGCACTGGAAAGATTACAGGCCGTGGAAGGCCTGAACATCATCAGTCAGGCGGACCAGATGGCGGGAATCATTTCCTTTACCATGGATTTGGCGCACCCTCATGATATTGGTACGATCCTTGATCAGGATGGTATCGCCATAAGAACAGGGCATCATTGTGCCCAGCCGGTGATGGATTTCTTTGATGTTCCGTCGACCGCGCGGATGTCGTTAGGACTTTATAATACAACTGAAGATATTGACCGGCTGATCGAAGGATTGCACAAGGTCAATCGCATTTTTTCTTAA
- a CDS encoding SUF system Fe-S cluster assembly protein, which yields MSFLKKFLQDEQDESVEETPEKTPETTLPETGAEVTLAPLSAAGEYQLPLSEDTRKDVQEQVVAQLREIYDPEIPVNIYELGLIYEVNVSDDANVEIIMTLTTPHCPVAESMPGEVELKVMGVPGVKGANVELVWDPPWTMYMMSEAARLEMGFM from the coding sequence ATGAGTTTTTTGAAGAAATTTTTGCAAGACGAACAGGATGAGAGCGTGGAAGAGACCCCAGAAAAAACACCTGAGACAACTTTACCAGAAACTGGCGCGGAGGTGACGTTGGCACCATTGTCTGCTGCCGGAGAATACCAACTGCCTTTGTCTGAAGATACCCGCAAGGACGTTCAGGAACAGGTGGTGGCGCAATTGCGCGAGATATACGATCCGGAGATTCCGGTTAATATCTATGAATTGGGTCTGATTTACGAAGTGAATGTCTCGGATGACGCCAATGTGGAAATTATCATGACCTTGACCACCCCCCACTGTCCAGTGGCGGAAAGCATGCCGGGCGAGGTTGAGCTGAAAGTCATGGGCGTTCCTGGGGTAAAGGGGGCCAATGTGGAGCTTGTTTGGGACCCGCCATGGACCATGTATATGATGAGCGAAGCGGCACGTCTTGAAATGGGATTTATGTAG
- a CDS encoding HesB/IscA family protein — translation MITITEAAAARVQEILASRDTPCHGVRLGTSTKGCNGLSYTVEYVDQINPTDEKIEDRGITLFIDALSVIYLIGSEMDYKDEKFQSGFTFSNPNEKGRCGCGESFHV, via the coding sequence ATGATTACAATTACCGAAGCAGCGGCAGCCCGTGTTCAGGAAATTTTAGCCAGCCGGGATACGCCATGTCATGGTGTTCGTTTGGGCACCTCGACCAAAGGCTGCAACGGCTTGTCCTATACAGTGGAATATGTTGATCAGATTAATCCGACTGATGAAAAGATTGAAGACCGGGGCATTACCTTGTTTATTGATGCCTTGTCCGTGATTTACCTGATTGGCAGTGAAATGGATTATAAGGATGAGAAGTTTCAAAGTGGGTTCACCTTTTCTAACCCCAATGAAAAAGGTCGATGCGGTTGCGGAGAAAGCTTCCATGTATAG
- a CDS encoding patatin-like protein yields MKEKELRLALVCFGGISLAIYIHGATKEILKLARASKAFHNEPDINSESRKRYIYPNEDLIDQPDTELVYFDILKALAPDMDLRVIVDVIAGASAGGMNSIFLGRALAHDLSMDHLRHHWLEEADVSRLVGDKKPAGRLDKVFSKPLIHYLSSKYLGQTPLAEQVKLKLPALMNVWKLKPPFDGQHFLGLMYNSLSQMGEVKHHSLMPYGHRLDLYVTVTDYFGFHRVIPLNDPPLIQEREHRHKLHFSYLNKENHPGEDTQNPHNITSDFDVSGIPGLSFAARATACFPGAFPPAQLREVDHFMKNKGKKWTAKAQFIKHNFREYARANLDPMATSFLDGSILNNKPFDQAISAIQGRPAFREVERRIIYIDPNPEKLLVTPTGAPPSPLNTIKGALSDIPMNEPMHDDLMDIQTYNQQIRTIRTVIDTAKPEIEALVSDISGERLNTISTAQEIEYLRVIANIRSVTDAGYSYGGYARLKVRNTVANLTNIIGDICGFSSGTHLRRRLFNILHNMAFRDKFDFSDYQNRLEEQSASGLMNWVKGLIQKQDHQENMPSWGFFLTKFDIKYQRRRLLFIIKDLNTHYSLCPEDAKKLDELKKTLYGLLEELSSCAEPANIPFTIKEYLRATFQPLLKLNLDDHIQENEITKNLEDYMPGIQAVLNQLADVLNLDQYKNKADQLIAEQTKTPWKSDLAKSLAVSYIGFSFWDVTTFSIMGSKELGEFDEIKINRISPKDKSVINGDKDHLPLCGTAMGGFGAFFSRADRENDYLWGRLNSAERLIDLLYNQAKDSGLHHKLNIQSLKKKAFTTILDVEEPYLKEASDLITKIREKVNNL; encoded by the coding sequence ATGAAAGAAAAAGAATTACGCCTTGCCTTGGTTTGTTTCGGCGGCATTTCGCTGGCCATATATATTCATGGTGCAACCAAGGAAATTCTGAAACTGGCCCGCGCCTCAAAAGCTTTTCACAACGAGCCTGACATCAATAGTGAAAGCCGCAAACGCTATATTTACCCCAATGAAGATCTGATTGATCAACCGGACACGGAACTGGTCTATTTTGATATCCTGAAGGCGCTGGCCCCGGATATGGACCTCAGAGTTATTGTTGATGTCATCGCCGGCGCTTCTGCCGGCGGCATGAACAGCATTTTTCTGGGGCGGGCGCTGGCCCATGATCTGAGCATGGACCATTTGCGCCATCACTGGCTGGAAGAGGCTGATGTCAGCCGTCTGGTTGGCGATAAAAAACCCGCTGGTCGTCTTGATAAAGTTTTTTCCAAGCCTCTCATCCATTACCTCAGCTCAAAATATCTAGGTCAAACGCCTCTTGCCGAACAGGTAAAACTGAAATTACCCGCCCTTATGAATGTCTGGAAACTAAAACCGCCTTTTGATGGCCAGCATTTTCTTGGACTGATGTATAACAGTCTGAGCCAAATGGGTGAGGTGAAGCATCATTCTTTGATGCCCTATGGACATCGCCTCGATCTTTATGTCACCGTAACCGACTATTTTGGGTTTCACCGCGTCATTCCCCTGAACGATCCCCCTTTAATACAGGAACGTGAACATCGCCATAAACTGCATTTTTCTTATCTCAATAAGGAAAACCACCCTGGTGAGGATACCCAAAATCCTCATAACATTACTTCAGATTTCGATGTTTCCGGGATACCGGGCCTGAGTTTCGCCGCCCGCGCCACAGCCTGTTTCCCCGGCGCCTTTCCCCCGGCCCAGCTGCGTGAAGTTGATCACTTCATGAAAAACAAAGGGAAAAAATGGACAGCCAAGGCGCAATTTATCAAGCATAACTTCCGCGAATATGCCAGGGCCAATCTCGACCCCATGGCCACATCCTTCCTTGATGGCAGCATTCTGAATAACAAACCCTTTGACCAGGCAATCAGCGCCATTCAAGGCCGGCCCGCTTTTCGGGAAGTAGAACGACGTATAATTTATATAGATCCAAATCCGGAAAAACTTTTGGTCACGCCAACAGGCGCGCCGCCCTCTCCCTTGAATACAATTAAAGGGGCCCTGTCAGACATTCCCATGAATGAACCCATGCATGATGACCTGATGGACATTCAAACTTATAATCAACAAATCCGGACAATTCGAACAGTCATTGACACTGCCAAGCCGGAGATCGAAGCATTGGTTTCTGATATTTCCGGCGAACGCCTCAATACAATTTCCACAGCACAGGAAATTGAATATTTGCGGGTCATCGCCAATATCAGGTCCGTAACCGACGCCGGTTACTCTTATGGTGGTTATGCCCGGCTTAAAGTACGTAATACAGTCGCTAACCTAACCAATATTATCGGGGACATCTGCGGCTTCAGCAGTGGGACACACCTCCGCCGCCGCCTGTTCAACATACTGCATAATATGGCTTTCCGGGATAAATTTGATTTTTCCGATTACCAAAACAGGTTGGAAGAGCAGAGTGCATCAGGCCTGATGAATTGGGTCAAAGGCCTCATTCAGAAACAAGATCATCAGGAGAACATGCCATCCTGGGGATTTTTTCTCACCAAATTCGATATCAAATATCAACGGCGTCGTTTGTTATTTATCATAAAAGACCTAAACACTCATTATTCCCTTTGCCCGGAAGATGCAAAAAAGCTGGATGAACTCAAAAAAACCCTATATGGCCTGCTGGAAGAGCTTTCAAGTTGCGCCGAACCTGCCAACATCCCCTTTACCATCAAAGAATACCTGAGGGCAACTTTCCAGCCTTTGCTGAAATTAAACCTTGATGATCATATTCAGGAAAACGAAATCACAAAAAACCTGGAAGATTATATGCCTGGCATTCAAGCCGTACTCAATCAGCTGGCAGATGTTCTAAATCTGGATCAATATAAAAACAAAGCCGACCAATTGATAGCCGAACAAACAAAAACCCCCTGGAAAAGTGATTTAGCCAAAAGCCTGGCCGTGAGTTACATTGGGTTTTCATTTTGGGATGTCACCACATTCTCCATCATGGGATCAAAGGAACTCGGTGAATTCGACGAAATTAAAATTAACCGGATCAGCCCCAAAGATAAATCCGTGATTAATGGGGACAAAGATCATCTTCCGCTCTGTGGTACTGCAATGGGAGGGTTCGGCGCTTTTTTCAGCCGTGCTGACCGGGAAAATGATTATCTCTGGGGACGGTTAAACAGCGCCGAACGCCTGATTGATCTTTTATATAATCAGGCCAAAGATTCCGGTCTTCATCATAAACTGAATATCCAGAGTCTTAAGAAAAAAGCGTTCACCACCATTCTTGATGTGGAGGAGCCATACTTGAAGGAAGCCTCCGACCTGATTACCAAAATCAGGGAAAAGGTCAATAACCTGTAA
- a CDS encoding SixA phosphatase family protein has protein sequence MKRLFLLRHGKAGFGNTDPERPLAPRGVKDIVWLGKLLTTKALLPDHILCSSAKRTRETRDCLCQGDNIPHIKTSFHDKLYLASAETLLDHLHCLDSGIQTAMIIGHNPGIATLFHSLINRPATDQRLREFPTGCLVILDFDITDWADLKSNTGQLYCGFVASDARKKEEGNLQDTQ, from the coding sequence ATGAAGCGATTATTTCTGTTGCGTCACGGCAAAGCTGGCTTCGGCAATACGGACCCTGAACGCCCCCTGGCCCCTCGGGGTGTGAAGGATATAGTATGGCTTGGCAAACTTTTAACCACAAAAGCTCTTTTACCCGACCATATTCTGTGTTCTTCCGCAAAACGCACCCGGGAAACCCGCGACTGCCTCTGCCAAGGTGACAATATACCACATATAAAAACATCTTTTCACGATAAGCTTTATCTTGCTTCTGCCGAAACCCTGCTCGACCACCTGCACTGTCTGGACAGCGGCATTCAAACCGCCATGATCATTGGTCATAACCCTGGAATCGCCACGTTATTTCACAGTCTCATTAACCGCCCCGCAACAGATCAGCGCCTGAGGGAATTTCCAACCGGGTGTCTGGTCATTCTTGATTTTGATATTACCGACTGGGCTGACCTAAAAAGTAACACAGGACAACTTTATTGTGGCTTTGTTGCTTCAGACGCCCGCAAGAAAGAAGAAGGTAACCTGCAAGATACTCAATAA
- a CDS encoding DUF1674 domain-containing protein — protein MSVPKNNDPKTSPASAEKDDARSGKDGDTPLARPTEYGGREGPEPTRYGDWENSGIISDF, from the coding sequence ATGAGTGTTCCAAAAAATAACGACCCAAAAACATCCCCCGCCAGTGCTGAGAAGGATGATGCTCGGTCAGGAAAAGACGGAGATACCCCCCTTGCACGGCCCACTGAATACGGGGGCCGGGAAGGGCCGGAGCCAACCCGTTATGGCGACTGGGAAAACAGTGGCATCATTTCAGACTTTTGA
- the htpX gene encoding zinc metalloprotease HtpX: MGFFKTSLLLAAMTGLFLAVGFMIGGQSGMIFAFIFALGMNVFAYWNSDKLVLRMYGAEEVRPDTTQPTLQAYYRTVEGLARRAALPMPKVYVIASEQPNAFATGRNPDNAAVAASRGLLQILNREEVAGVMAHELSHVKHRDTLTMTVTATLAGAISMLANFALFFGGNRDNPLGFVGALLMMILAPLAALLVQMAISRSREYEADRRGAEICGHPLWLASALEKLQKASRQVPNTMAERNPATAHLFIVNPLSGERMDNLFSTHPNMDTRIKRLQGMARAPSSGRASVPTSAKKTPNKGPWG; encoded by the coding sequence ATGGGATTTTTTAAGACCTCCTTGCTGTTAGCGGCAATGACAGGCTTGTTTCTGGCGGTGGGGTTCATGATTGGCGGACAGTCAGGGATGATATTTGCCTTTATCTTTGCATTGGGCATGAATGTTTTTGCTTATTGGAATTCTGACAAACTGGTTCTGCGTATGTATGGGGCGGAGGAAGTGCGCCCGGATACCACGCAGCCTACTCTGCAGGCGTACTACCGAACGGTTGAAGGATTGGCTCGACGGGCAGCACTACCGATGCCCAAAGTTTATGTCATTGCCAGTGAACAGCCGAATGCCTTTGCCACAGGACGTAACCCTGACAATGCGGCGGTGGCGGCCTCCCGGGGGTTGTTGCAGATTTTAAACCGTGAAGAAGTGGCGGGTGTTATGGCACATGAGCTCTCTCATGTGAAACACCGGGACACTCTGACCATGACGGTTACGGCGACGCTTGCAGGGGCGATTAGTATGCTGGCCAATTTCGCTTTGTTTTTCGGGGGGAACCGGGATAATCCATTGGGGTTTGTCGGGGCGCTGTTGATGATGATTCTGGCGCCGTTAGCGGCGCTTCTGGTTCAGATGGCCATCAGCCGTAGCCGTGAGTATGAGGCTGACCGTCGCGGGGCGGAGATATGTGGTCATCCGTTGTGGTTGGCTTCGGCTTTGGAAAAATTACAGAAAGCCAGCCGACAAGTACCTAATACGATGGCGGAGCGTAATCCGGCGACGGCACATTTGTTTATTGTCAATCCACTGAGCGGAGAGCGGATGGATAACCTGTTTTCCACCCACCCTAATATGGATACGCGGATCAAACGTCTTCAGGGTATGGCGCGGGCCCCATCTTCAGGGCGCGCATCAGTGCCGACCAGCGCTAAAAAGACACCTAATAAGGGACCATGGGGCTAA
- a CDS encoding RsmB/NOP family class I SAM-dependent RNA methyltransferase, with product MANDLIGRWAALAFLERILDEHLPLDQAFEQTCRFYGDKLTVQDRAFVRHLGTSCLRHLGQLDAMINHCTTTKLTSKKKTVRNILRLAITQLLYMQVPAHAAVNSAVKMTDKQKNSSDRHAKGMVNAILRRIDREQEKFSTKFSPGLNIPKWLKASWVARYGSGQVDDMAVALLAEPPLDFSLKDQTAAKQWAEKLGGIELPNGSVRVEKAGPVAQLDGYEEGQWWVQDTAASLPATLLGAKSGDRVLDLCAAPGGKTAQSLAKGCQVTAVDQSARRLRRFEENMSRLGFSCETVVTDAATYSPDEPFPFILLDAPCSSTGTMRRHPEVSRMRGPLDITALAEIQKNLLDAAISILPVGGRLIYCVCSLQTEEGPDQIAALLSRNEKIQRVPITADELTGFGQAIMDNGDVQTLPHHNPAANIPGGMDGFFISRLTKTSD from the coding sequence ATGGCAAATGACCTGATCGGCCGCTGGGCGGCCCTGGCCTTTCTGGAAAGAATTCTGGATGAGCATTTGCCGCTGGATCAGGCATTTGAACAGACCTGTCGCTTTTACGGCGATAAGCTCACGGTTCAGGACAGGGCCTTTGTGCGCCATCTTGGCACAAGCTGCTTACGTCATCTGGGTCAGCTTGATGCCATGATAAATCATTGCACAACAACAAAATTGACCAGCAAGAAGAAAACGGTTCGCAATATTCTGCGGTTGGCAATCACACAATTGCTATACATGCAGGTACCGGCCCATGCGGCGGTGAATTCGGCCGTTAAAATGACGGATAAACAAAAAAACAGTTCTGATCGGCACGCTAAAGGAATGGTCAACGCTATTTTGCGCCGCATTGATCGGGAACAGGAAAAATTCTCGACCAAATTTTCTCCAGGGCTCAATATTCCCAAGTGGCTGAAGGCCAGCTGGGTGGCGCGTTACGGATCTGGGCAGGTTGATGATATGGCGGTGGCGCTGCTGGCGGAGCCGCCGCTTGATTTTAGCCTGAAAGATCAAACAGCAGCCAAGCAATGGGCTGAAAAACTTGGCGGAATAGAACTGCCGAATGGTTCGGTGCGGGTCGAGAAGGCGGGGCCCGTGGCTCAGCTTGATGGTTATGAAGAGGGCCAGTGGTGGGTTCAGGATACGGCCGCCAGCCTTCCGGCAACACTATTGGGGGCAAAGTCGGGGGATCGGGTGCTGGATCTTTGTGCGGCTCCCGGAGGCAAGACAGCACAGTCACTGGCTAAAGGATGTCAGGTGACCGCGGTGGATCAGTCGGCGCGGCGATTGCGGCGATTTGAAGAAAATATGTCCCGGTTGGGCTTCTCCTGTGAGACGGTGGTGACAGACGCCGCGACGTATTCACCGGACGAGCCGTTTCCTTTTATCCTGTTGGATGCGCCGTGCAGTTCCACGGGGACCATGCGCCGCCATCCGGAGGTGAGCCGTATGCGGGGCCCTCTGGACATCACGGCACTGGCGGAAATTCAGAAAAACCTGTTAGATGCCGCGATTTCCATACTGCCTGTGGGGGGCAGGTTGATTTATTGTGTTTGTTCATTGCAGACGGAAGAGGGGCCGGATCAGATAGCGGCTTTGTTGAGCCGGAATGAAAAGATTCAGCGTGTTCCGATCACGGCAGATGAGCTTACAGGTTTTGGGCAGGCGATTATGGATAACGGTGATGTGCAAACCTTGCCCCATCATAATCCTGCGGCTAATATACCGGGCGGCATGGACGGCTTTTTTATCAGCCGGCTGACGAAAACATCAGACTAA
- the rpe gene encoding ribulose-phosphate 3-epimerase, translated as MQQHTRIAPSILSADFARLGEEIAAIDAAGADYIHVDVMDGHFVPNITIGPAVVKAIRPFSDKIFDVHLMISPVDAYIEDFANAGSDIITIHAEATPHFHRTIQLIKSLGKRAGISLNPGTPVEVLDHVMDMVDLILVMSVNPGFGGQKFIVNQLQKIKAVRQKIDVSGRHIDLQVDGGITAETAEWVVDAGADLLVAGTASFTGGPACYAKNIRALRGSKEE; from the coding sequence ATGCAACAACATACCAGAATTGCCCCTTCCATTCTTTCTGCTGATTTTGCCCGGCTGGGCGAGGAAATTGCCGCCATTGATGCGGCCGGGGCGGATTATATACATGTAGATGTGATGGACGGACATTTTGTCCCCAACATTACCATTGGCCCCGCCGTGGTGAAGGCCATAAGACCGTTCAGCGACAAAATCTTTGATGTGCATTTGATGATTTCTCCGGTGGATGCTTATATTGAAGACTTTGCCAATGCCGGGTCTGATATTATTACCATTCATGCAGAAGCAACACCGCATTTTCACCGTACGATTCAACTGATAAAATCATTGGGCAAACGGGCGGGTATTTCCCTCAACCCCGGAACACCAGTGGAGGTTCTGGACCATGTGATGGATATGGTAGACCTTATTCTGGTGATGAGCGTTAACCCGGGGTTCGGGGGGCAAAAATTCATCGTCAATCAATTGCAGAAGATCAAGGCGGTCCGGCAGAAAATTGACGTTTCTGGTCGTCATATTGATCTACAGGTAGATGGCGGGATCACAGCAGAGACGGCTGAATGGGTTGTGGATGCCGGGGCGGACCTTTTGGTTGCAGGAACCGCGAGTTTCACCGGCGGCCCGGCGTGTTACGCCAAAAATATTCGGGCGTTGCGCGGGAGTAAAGAAGAATAG